The uncultured Desulfovibrio sp. genome contains a region encoding:
- a CDS encoding LysE family translocator: MISLDTLLLFVPMAAILVMLPGPDFALIAKISLMNGRPQGQAAAVGVALGICVHTTAAMLGISAIIAQSVLWFSILKYVGAAYLVWLGIQAIRAGQRAGQPVSAAVVKTAQEPNPARSVQRLTLRQWLHFFGQGFLTNALNPKAVLIFLTFLPQFMDPHAPLAPQFLTLGSIMSGLCLFWYVPLAYMLGRIRHIFENSRFQKWMQRCTGLVFIAFGLKLATAQAR, translated from the coding sequence ATGATTTCACTGGATACTCTGCTGCTCTTTGTGCCCATGGCCGCCATTCTGGTAATGTTGCCGGGGCCGGATTTTGCGCTTATTGCCAAAATTTCGCTCATGAATGGTCGCCCGCAGGGGCAGGCCGCGGCAGTGGGCGTGGCCCTTGGCATCTGTGTGCACACCACGGCAGCCATGCTGGGCATTTCGGCCATCATCGCCCAGTCCGTGCTGTGGTTCAGCATCCTCAAATATGTGGGCGCGGCCTATCTGGTGTGGCTGGGCATTCAGGCCATACGCGCCGGGCAACGTGCTGGCCAGCCTGTAAGCGCGGCGGTAGTTAAAACGGCGCAGGAGCCGAATCCCGCCCGGTCAGTGCAACGTCTGACGTTGCGCCAATGGCTGCACTTCTTCGGCCAGGGCTTTCTGACCAATGCGCTGAATCCCAAGGCTGTGCTGATTTTTCTGACTTTTCTCCCCCAGTTCATGGATCCCCACGCACCGCTTGCCCCGCAGTTTCTCACCCTGGGCAGCATCATGTCTGGACTGTGTCTGTTCTGGTATGTGCCGCTGGCCTATATGTTGGGCCGCATCCGGCACATCTTTGAGAACAGCCGTTTTCAGAAGTGGATGCAGCGCTGCACTGGCCTTGTGTTCATAGCCTTTGGCCTCAAACTGGCCACGGCGCAAGCTCGCTAA
- the icd gene encoding NADP-dependent isocitrate dehydrogenase: MNKRIYWIEGDGIGPEIWKAARPVIEAALAAENTGINLEWTELLAGDKAVKETGSPLPEETMQTLRSAELAMKGPLGTPVGTGIRSLNVALRQGLDLYACIRPVRHFEGLETPVKHPERVNMVIFRENTEDVYAGVEFAAGTPEARKLITFLREELGVNKVDDTAAVGIKPMTEAGSKRLVRRALRFALDQKQQSLTLVHKGNIMKFTEGAFRQWGYDVAAQEFGDLTCTEKEPVAGRLVVKDRIADAMFQEALLRPEQYQILATPNLNGDYISDALAAQVGGLGLAPGVNMSDTLAFYEATHGTAPTIAGKDKANPGSVILCGALMLEHIGVPKAAERIRNAVSKAIAAKAVTEDLAAQVPGSRTVGCVEFGEIIGANL; this comes from the coding sequence ATGAACAAGAGAATCTACTGGATCGAAGGCGATGGCATTGGCCCCGAAATCTGGAAGGCCGCGCGCCCTGTCATTGAAGCTGCCCTTGCTGCCGAAAATACCGGCATCAATCTGGAGTGGACAGAGCTGCTGGCGGGCGACAAGGCCGTGAAAGAAACTGGCTCTCCCCTGCCGGAAGAAACCATGCAGACCCTGCGTAGCGCAGAGCTTGCCATGAAGGGCCCCCTCGGCACCCCCGTGGGCACGGGTATCCGCAGCCTCAACGTGGCTTTGCGCCAGGGGCTTGATCTCTACGCATGCATCCGCCCGGTGCGTCACTTTGAAGGGCTTGAAACTCCCGTCAAACACCCCGAGCGCGTCAACATGGTCATTTTCCGCGAAAATACCGAAGACGTTTACGCCGGTGTGGAATTTGCCGCCGGGACCCCCGAGGCCCGCAAGCTTATCACCTTTTTGCGCGAGGAACTGGGCGTGAACAAGGTGGACGATACCGCCGCAGTGGGCATCAAACCCATGACCGAGGCTGGCTCCAAGCGTCTGGTGCGTCGCGCCCTTCGCTTTGCCCTGGACCAGAAGCAGCAGAGCCTCACCCTTGTGCACAAGGGCAATATCATGAAGTTCACTGAAGGCGCCTTCCGCCAGTGGGGCTACGATGTGGCCGCGCAGGAATTTGGCGACCTGACCTGCACGGAAAAAGAACCCGTGGCTGGTCGTCTGGTGGTCAAAGACCGCATTGCAGACGCCATGTTCCAGGAGGCCCTGCTGCGCCCCGAGCAGTACCAGATTCTTGCCACGCCCAACCTCAACGGCGACTACATCTCTGACGCGCTGGCGGCGCAGGTGGGCGGCCTTGGGCTGGCCCCCGGCGTCAACATGTCGGACACCCTGGCCTTTTACGAAGCCACCCACGGCACTGCCCCCACCATTGCGGGCAAGGACAAGGCCAACCCCGGCAGCGTCATTTTGTGCGGCGCGCTGATGCTTGAACACATCGGCGTGCCCAAGGCAGCCGAGCGCATCCGCAATGCCGTGAGCAAGGCCATTGCCGCCAAGGCCGTGACCGAAGACCTCGCCGCTCAGGTGCCCGGTTCGCGCACTGTGGGCTGCGTGGAGTTCGGCGAAATCATAGGTGCAAATCTGTAG
- a CDS encoding histone-lysine N-methyltransferase, which translates to MSNIIHQTGGSRTLVMQEPEKPQLYRELFPYTSVCRTSFDEVLLSPRPADQMRITDTTFRDGQQARPPYTVKQVAKMFDFLHRLGGKTGLITASEFFLYSAKDRKCIDVCRARGYRFPRVTAWIRATKEDLKLARDMEFDETGMLTSVSDYHIFLKLGKTRQQAMDMYVGMAEQALEWGIIPRCHFEDVTRADIYGFCLPLAQRLMELSRQSGMPVKIRLCDTMGYGVPYPGAALPRSVQRIVRCFTDEAGVPGQWLEWHGHNDFHKVLVNGVTAWLYGCGAVNGTLFGFGERTGNTPLEALLVEYISLTGDDAAADTTILSEVADFFEKELHYRIPHNYPFVGRDFNATSAGVHADGLAKNEEIYNIFDTKHLLGRPVPIIITDKTGRAGVAYWINANLNLPNDQQVSKKHPAVGQIYDAIMAVYEETGRTTSFSHEEMEALVQRFMPELFASEYDHMKQLAGELSANIIIRLARSKDLLDLSKHACARLDEFVREFPFIQYCYLTDDQGKLRCSAITDPVYKETYEALPIGYDFSEREWFKMPMKTGDLHIMDVYQSHFTSKLIITVSCAVTDDKDNIVGVIGVDIQLELLLKRARALQQEVAAADDSDND; encoded by the coding sequence ATGAGCAACATTATTCACCAAACTGGAGGCAGCCGTACCCTGGTCATGCAGGAGCCGGAAAAACCGCAGCTCTACCGTGAGCTTTTCCCTTACACCAGCGTTTGCCGCACCTCGTTTGACGAGGTTCTGCTGTCCCCCCGACCGGCAGATCAAATGCGCATTACCGACACGACCTTTCGCGACGGCCAGCAGGCCCGCCCCCCCTATACGGTCAAGCAAGTGGCAAAGATGTTCGATTTTCTGCACCGACTCGGCGGAAAAACAGGACTCATCACGGCTTCGGAATTTTTTCTGTACTCGGCCAAAGACCGCAAGTGCATTGATGTATGCCGCGCCAGAGGCTACCGCTTTCCGCGTGTGACCGCCTGGATACGCGCCACCAAGGAAGACCTCAAGCTTGCGCGCGACATGGAATTTGACGAAACCGGCATGCTCACCAGCGTGTCGGACTACCATATTTTTCTCAAGCTGGGCAAAACCCGCCAGCAGGCCATGGACATGTATGTGGGCATGGCCGAGCAGGCGCTGGAATGGGGCATCATCCCCCGCTGCCACTTTGAAGACGTGACCAGAGCCGATATTTACGGCTTCTGCCTGCCCCTGGCCCAACGTCTCATGGAGCTTTCGCGCCAGAGCGGCATGCCGGTCAAAATCCGCCTGTGCGACACCATGGGCTACGGCGTCCCCTACCCTGGTGCGGCGCTACCCCGCTCGGTGCAGCGCATTGTGCGCTGCTTTACGGACGAGGCCGGCGTTCCCGGTCAGTGGCTTGAATGGCACGGACACAACGACTTCCACAAGGTGCTGGTCAACGGCGTCACCGCATGGCTCTACGGCTGCGGCGCGGTCAACGGCACACTGTTCGGCTTTGGCGAACGCACGGGCAACACCCCGCTGGAAGCCCTGCTGGTGGAATACATTTCGCTTACGGGCGACGATGCCGCCGCAGACACCACGATTCTGAGCGAAGTTGCCGATTTCTTTGAAAAAGAACTGCACTACCGCATTCCCCACAACTATCCCTTTGTGGGCCGCGACTTCAACGCCACCAGCGCGGGCGTGCACGCCGACGGCCTGGCCAAGAACGAAGAGATATACAACATCTTCGACACCAAGCATCTGCTTGGCCGCCCGGTGCCCATCATCATTACCGACAAGACGGGCCGCGCGGGCGTTGCCTACTGGATCAACGCCAACCTCAATCTGCCCAACGACCAGCAGGTCTCCAAAAAGCACCCTGCCGTGGGCCAGATATACGACGCCATCATGGCCGTGTACGAAGAAACGGGCCGCACCACCAGCTTCTCGCACGAAGAAATGGAAGCCCTGGTACAGCGCTTTATGCCCGAACTCTTCGCCTCCGAATACGACCACATGAAGCAGCTGGCTGGCGAACTTTCGGCCAACATCATCATTCGCCTTGCCCGCAGCAAGGATCTGCTGGATCTCAGCAAGCATGCCTGCGCGCGGCTTGACGAATTTGTGCGCGAATTCCCCTTTATCCAGTATTGCTACCTCACAGACGACCAGGGCAAGCTGCGCTGCTCGGCCATTACCGACCCGGTCTACAAGGAAACCTACGAGGCTCTGCCCATCGGCTACGATTTTTCGGAGCGCGAATGGTTCAAGATGCCCATGAAAACCGGCGACCTGCACATCATGGATGTGTACCAGTCGCACTTCACGAGCAAGCTCATCATCACCGTTTCATGCGCGGTGACGGATGACAAGGACAACATCGTGGGCGTCATTGGCGTGGACATCCAGCTTGAACTGCTCCTCAAACGCGCGCGTGCGCTCCAGCAGGAAGTGGCGGCAGCAGACGACAGCGACAACGACTAA
- a CDS encoding ribonuclease catalytic domain-containing protein → MSDCVRYPAPGCVVEYMEGNAVQIALVTEEVGGRLRLLLPNRRETRLNSSRLLPWIGPMHGADMGREDAVRVLEAHRQNREDMAVQIPVMDVWELAQGEVEAAPASWFAELFESDPTTDHVAAYGRALLACKSHFRFQPPDFQVFSADMVEKRMAEEKIRLERESLIAGGAAFLRLLWDVACRKRELPQPPREGAALGEWPSQEVAERLEEVLFSRMIDPESQEWENIWRTLSKGMPDVPHLPLQLLVAWGKVPPHYNFWLDRAGYASGDTWWQACADEVESLAAAGRDPQAALAKNGQPGSLDVCDLPCISIDSATTRDVDDAFHVEAEGDGWALTLMLACPSLFWNFGGPLDKMVLHRGTSIYLPEGDCHMLPEVLGTDAYSLLAGQTRPALSVLVHVAADGTLGECEISVVQTSLAANLTYVDSQAVLDAQAAGEPLPQNAATPYAEQLRLGLELARQRQTARIADGAVIMDRPDPVIRLEGEGADVRVEVGLDYQASDAQMLVAEMMILASAAVAQWAADQGVAMLHRVQDVALPREYAGIWTTPQDMTRIMRALTPSGLEVQARPHAALGLARYTPVTSPLRRYPDLVNEEQLVHFFRTGAPRWTEAELTDLLNVLSPALDAAGQVQRFRPRYWKLLFFRQKGDKVWWNGVITEENDAFITVSLPDQGMFVRGKRRLFDERSHPGLAVDVRIGKVQPLYNEIMILEAVTAG, encoded by the coding sequence ATGTCTGATTGTGTGCGCTACCCGGCGCCGGGTTGCGTGGTGGAATATATGGAAGGCAATGCCGTGCAGATTGCCCTGGTCACTGAAGAGGTCGGGGGCAGGCTGCGGCTACTGTTACCCAACAGAAGGGAAACCCGGCTCAATTCTTCGCGCCTGCTGCCCTGGATAGGGCCCATGCACGGGGCGGATATGGGGCGGGAAGACGCAGTGCGCGTGCTTGAAGCGCACAGACAAAACCGCGAAGATATGGCCGTCCAGATCCCCGTCATGGACGTGTGGGAACTCGCCCAGGGCGAAGTGGAAGCGGCCCCGGCAAGCTGGTTTGCCGAGCTTTTTGAAAGCGACCCCACCACCGATCATGTGGCTGCCTATGGCCGCGCCCTGCTGGCCTGCAAAAGTCATTTTCGTTTTCAGCCCCCGGATTTTCAGGTTTTTTCAGCCGACATGGTTGAAAAACGCATGGCCGAGGAGAAAATCCGCCTTGAGCGCGAATCGCTTATTGCAGGCGGAGCCGCCTTTCTGCGCCTTCTGTGGGATGTTGCCTGCCGCAAGCGCGAGCTGCCCCAGCCCCCGCGCGAGGGCGCTGCCCTTGGCGAATGGCCCTCGCAGGAAGTGGCAGAGCGCCTAGAAGAAGTTCTTTTTTCCCGCATGATTGATCCTGAAAGTCAGGAATGGGAAAACATCTGGCGCACCCTGAGCAAGGGCATGCCGGATGTGCCGCATCTGCCCCTGCAACTGCTGGTGGCCTGGGGCAAGGTGCCACCGCACTATAATTTCTGGCTTGACCGCGCGGGCTATGCCTCGGGCGATACTTGGTGGCAGGCTTGCGCCGACGAGGTTGAATCCCTTGCCGCCGCAGGGCGCGACCCCCAGGCAGCCCTTGCCAAGAACGGACAGCCAGGCAGTCTTGATGTTTGCGATCTGCCCTGCATCAGCATAGACAGCGCAACCACGCGCGATGTGGACGATGCCTTTCATGTGGAGGCGGAGGGCGACGGCTGGGCCCTGACCCTCATGCTGGCCTGCCCCTCGCTGTTCTGGAATTTTGGCGGACCGCTGGACAAGATGGTGCTGCACCGCGGCACCAGTATCTATCTGCCGGAAGGCGACTGCCACATGCTGCCCGAAGTGCTGGGCACGGACGCCTATTCGCTGCTGGCTGGCCAGACGCGCCCCGCCCTGAGCGTGCTCGTGCATGTGGCGGCGGACGGCACCCTTGGCGAGTGCGAGATTTCGGTTGTGCAGACCAGCCTTGCCGCTAACCTGACCTATGTGGACAGTCAGGCTGTGCTTGACGCGCAGGCCGCAGGCGAACCCCTGCCGCAGAACGCGGCCACGCCCTATGCCGAACAGCTGCGTCTGGGCCTTGAACTTGCCCGTCAGCGGCAGACCGCCCGCATCGCGGACGGCGCGGTAATCATGGACAGGCCCGACCCTGTCATACGTCTTGAGGGCGAAGGGGCAGATGTGCGCGTGGAAGTTGGGCTGGATTATCAGGCCTCGGACGCGCAGATGCTGGTGGCGGAAATGATGATTCTTGCCAGCGCCGCTGTGGCCCAGTGGGCCGCGGACCAGGGCGTCGCCATGCTGCACCGCGTGCAGGATGTGGCCCTGCCCAGAGAATACGCGGGCATCTGGACGACGCCGCAGGACATGACGCGCATCATGCGCGCGCTCACGCCCTCAGGCCTTGAGGTGCAGGCCCGGCCCCACGCGGCCCTCGGGCTTGCGCGCTACACCCCTGTGACCTCGCCGCTCAGGCGTTATCCCGATCTTGTCAACGAAGAACAGTTGGTGCATTTTTTCCGTACTGGCGCGCCGCGCTGGACAGAAGCCGAGCTGACAGACCTGCTCAACGTGCTTTCGCCCGCACTGGACGCGGCGGGGCAGGTGCAGCGCTTCCGCCCGCGCTACTGGAAGCTGCTCTTCTTCCGCCAGAAGGGCGACAAAGTCTGGTGGAACGGCGTCATCACTGAAGAAAACGATGCTTTTATTACCGTGAGCCTGCCTGACCAGGGTATGTTTGTACGCGGTAAAAGGCGGCTCTTTGACGAGCGCTCGCACCCCGGCCTTGCCGTGGACGTGCGTATCGGCAAGGTGCAGCCCCTGTATAATGAAATCATGATTCTGGAAGCGGTTACGGCGGGCTAG
- the plsY gene encoding glycerol-3-phosphate 1-O-acyltransferase PlsY, which produces MLEVLWIALAYVLGSVPWGLVIAKTFCRIDPRESGSRSTGATNVARLCGFGWGVATLACDVCKGAVPVWLAFRINPSPVFVSVVGLACVLGHVFSCFMKFKGGKAVATSIGVFLPLAFWHLLAASALCCLVIWRSGFVSLGSLTLVVALAVALAVTGQWAWLPLALCVCAVVVWKHKENIARLRAGTENSWLKGKHSEKQEDKG; this is translated from the coding sequence ATGCTGGAAGTATTGTGGATTGCTCTGGCCTATGTGCTTGGTTCTGTGCCGTGGGGCCTTGTTATCGCCAAGACCTTTTGCCGCATAGACCCGCGTGAAAGCGGCAGCCGCAGCACCGGGGCCACCAATGTGGCCCGCCTGTGCGGCTTTGGCTGGGGTGTGGCAACCCTTGCGTGCGACGTCTGCAAGGGGGCTGTGCCCGTGTGGCTGGCCTTTCGCATCAATCCCTCGCCCGTATTTGTGAGCGTGGTGGGCCTGGCCTGCGTGCTTGGGCACGTTTTTTCGTGCTTCATGAAGTTCAAGGGCGGCAAGGCTGTTGCCACCAGTATTGGCGTGTTCCTCCCCCTGGCTTTCTGGCATCTGCTGGCGGCCTCGGCCCTGTGCTGCCTTGTTATCTGGCGCAGCGGCTTTGTTTCGCTGGGTTCGCTCACGCTGGTCGTGGCGCTGGCCGTGGCGCTGGCCGTTACCGGCCAATGGGCCTGGCTGCCTTTGGCCCTGTGCGTGTGCGCCGTGGTGGTCTGGAAGCACAAGGAAAACATCGCCCGACTGCGTGCAGGAACAGAAAACAGCTGGCTCAAGGGCAAGCATTCGGAAAAACAGGAAGACAAGGGATAG
- the thrC gene encoding threonine synthase, translated as MAHADFPAYRGRMEYVCLDCGARHPGDSLLYTCPQCGGVFLLENLDFDKLKERSGAEWRELFDARSASRSTALRGIFRFYELLAPLLDEDDIVYLGEGITPIIEAAPALRDRVGVPFAYKNDGQNPSASFKDRGMACAFSYLKWLCRRNKWDEVLTVCASTGDTSAAAALYASYVGAPLKSVVLLPHGKVTPQQLSQPLGSGATVLELPGVFDDCMKVVELLAENYRVALLNSKNSWRILGQESYAYETAQWYGWDMTDLCLFVPIGNAGNVTAIMCGFLKMLELGIISSLPRVFGVQSEHADPVWRYYDAPKDARHWQPVTVTPSVAQAAMIGNPVSFPRVRKLAEVFIEKGGEGAFQVVRVTEQQIMDAMIVANRHGHIACTQGGECLAGLMNAKALGLISDKEHAVLDATAHALKFAGFQDMYFNDSFPPEYGVTPDKSLANKPELLLPESARQGREVAEFARMGADAVAGRLSLQKK; from the coding sequence ATGGCGCATGCGGATTTTCCGGCCTATCGCGGCCGCATGGAGTATGTTTGTCTTGACTGCGGCGCGCGTCATCCCGGCGACAGCCTGCTGTACACCTGCCCGCAGTGCGGCGGCGTGTTTCTGCTGGAAAACCTGGATTTCGACAAACTGAAAGAACGCAGCGGCGCAGAGTGGCGCGAGCTTTTTGACGCCCGCTCCGCCAGCCGCAGCACCGCGCTTCGGGGGATATTCCGTTTTTACGAGCTGCTTGCTCCCCTGCTGGACGAAGACGATATCGTGTATCTGGGCGAAGGCATCACGCCGATTATTGAAGCGGCCCCGGCCCTGCGCGACCGCGTGGGCGTGCCCTTTGCCTACAAGAACGACGGTCAGAACCCCAGCGCGTCCTTTAAGGATCGCGGCATGGCCTGCGCGTTCAGCTACCTCAAGTGGCTGTGCCGCCGCAACAAATGGGACGAAGTGCTGACCGTGTGCGCCTCCACTGGTGATACCTCGGCGGCGGCGGCCCTCTACGCCTCGTATGTGGGCGCGCCCCTCAAGAGCGTGGTGCTTCTGCCCCACGGCAAGGTGACACCCCAGCAGCTTTCGCAGCCGCTTGGCAGCGGAGCAACCGTGCTTGAGCTGCCCGGCGTGTTTGACGACTGCATGAAGGTGGTCGAGCTGCTGGCAGAAAATTACCGCGTGGCCCTGCTCAATTCCAAGAACAGCTGGCGCATCCTCGGGCAGGAATCCTACGCGTATGAAACAGCCCAGTGGTACGGCTGGGACATGACTGATCTGTGCCTCTTTGTGCCCATCGGCAATGCGGGCAACGTCACGGCCATCATGTGCGGATTTTTGAAAATGCTGGAGCTCGGCATCATCTCCTCGCTGCCCCGCGTATTCGGCGTCCAGTCCGAGCATGCCGACCCGGTGTGGCGTTATTACGATGCGCCCAAGGATGCCCGCCACTGGCAGCCCGTAACCGTCACGCCCAGCGTGGCGCAGGCCGCCATGATCGGCAACCCCGTTTCATTCCCGCGTGTGCGCAAGCTGGCGGAGGTATTTATCGAAAAAGGCGGCGAAGGGGCCTTTCAGGTGGTGCGCGTGACCGAACAGCAGATCATGGACGCCATGATTGTTGCCAATCGTCACGGCCATATTGCCTGCACCCAGGGCGGAGAATGCCTTGCTGGCCTCATGAACGCCAAGGCCCTTGGCCTGATCAGCGACAAGGAGCATGCCGTGCTTGACGCGACGGCCCATGCGCTCAAGTTCGCTGGTTTTCAGGACATGTATTTTAACGACTCCTTCCCGCCGGAATACGGCGTCACGCCAGACAAGAGTCTGGCCAACAAGCCGGAACTGCTCCTGCCCGAAAGTGCCCGTCAGGGGCGTGAAGTGGCCGAATTTGCCCGCATGGGGGCGGATGCCGTGGCTGGACGACTTTCTTTACAAAAAAAGTAA